Below is a window of Streptomyces sp. WMMB303 DNA.
GTAGGAGACCGCGCCGGCCGCCTCGTAGACGCGGCGCAGCAGCGTGTCGGCGTCCAGCAGGCCGAGCGCGTCGGCCACCTGGTCCTGGTCCTGGAGCGCGAGCCGGTCGGTGGCGCGCCCGGTGGTCAGATGCAGCGCGTCGCGCGCGTCGAGGAGGGTGTCCCGGGCCTGCTGGAGCCCCTCCCGAGGGGCGTCGGCGAGCCAGGAGGCGGCCACGGCGCGCAGTGCGGTCAGGTCGCGCAGTCCGCCGCGGGCCTCCTTCAGGTCGGGCTCCAGCAGGAATCGCAGCTCGCCGTGGCGCCGGGCCCGCTCGGTGGCGTAGTCACGCAGCTCCGGCAGCCTGGTGCGGGCCTGGGCACGCCACCTGCCGAGCGCGGCGGTGCGCAACTGCGCCGTGAGGTCCGCGTCCCCGGCCAGGTGGCGGGCCTCCAGCAGTCCGAGCTGCACCTTGAGGTCGTCGGCCGCGGCGGTGCGCGCCTGATCCGGGGTGCGGACGGAGTGGTCGAGGGCGAGGCCGAGGTCCCAGACGGGGTACCAGAGGCGGTCGGCGAGGGCGGCCAGGGCGGCGGCGTCGGTGCTGCCGTCGTGCAGCAGGAGCAGATCGAGGTCGCTGCGCGGGGAGAGTTCGCCGTGCCCGTATCCGCCGACGGCCACCAGTGAGGTCCCGGCGGGCGCGTCGGAGCCGAAGAGCTCGGCGAGCCACTGGTCGGTCAGTGCGGACAGGGCGCGGCGCCGCTCGGGGCCGGAGAGTTCGGTGTCCTGCAGGAGCCGCACCCGGGCTGCCGCGTAGCCCTCGTCCGCGTCGCGGGGGTCCGCTCCCGGGCACGCGCGCGTGCCCGGGAGGCCGCCCCCCGCGGACCGTCCGGTGCCGTCCGGTACCGGTGCTCCCGCAGGGGCCGTCGCCGCGTCCCTCACAGCGCGTCCGGTCCCCGCTCGCCCGTGCGCACCCGGACGGCGGTCTCGACGGGGACGGTCCACACCTTCCCGTCGCCGATCTTTCCGGTGCGTGCGGCCTTGACGACGAGCTCCAGGAGCTGTTCGGCGTCCTCGTCCTCGGCCAGCACCTCGATGCGGATCTTGGGGACGAGGTCGACGGTGTACTCGGCGCCCCGGTAGACCTCGGTGTGCCCGCGCTGCCGCCCGTAGCCGCTGGCCTCGGTGACGGTGAGGCCCTGGACGCCGAAGGCCCGCAGCGCCTCCTTCACCTCGTCGAGCTGGTAGGGCTTGATCACGGCGGTGATGAGCTTCATGCGTCCACCTTGCTGTCGTGGCTGTCGTGACGGGCGCTGTCCGCCCGCGGGCCCTGCGCGGCCGTGGTCCCACCGGCGGCGGATCCGGCGGCCGCGGGGCCGCTCCGGTCGCGGACCGAGGAGCCGCCGACGGCGCTGAAGTCGTACGCCGTCTCGGCGTGGAACGCCTGGTCGACCCCGGCCGCCTCGTCGTCCGGGTCGGCGCGGAAGCCCATCGTGGCGTGCACGAGCTTGGCCAGCAGCCAGGAGACCACGAAGGAGAAGGCCATCACCGAGCCGGCGCCGAGCGCCTGCTTGCCGAACTGGGTGAGGCCGCCCACGCCGTCCACGGCCAGGAAGCCGACCAGCAGGGTGCCGATGACGCCGCCGACCAGGTGCACGCCGACCACGTCCAGCGAGTCGTCGAAGCCGAGCTTGTACTTGAGGCTGACCGCCCACGAGCAGACCGCGCCCGCGACGACGCCGATCAGCAGCGCGCCCATGGCGTTGACCGCGGCGCCGGAGGGGGTGATCGCCACCAGCCCGGCCACGGCACCGGAGGCGGCGCCCAGCGTGGTGAACGCGCCGTGCTTCACCCGCTCGTAGACCAGCCAGCCGAGCATGGCGGCCGCGGTGGCGAGCTGGGTGTTGAGCGCCATGTTGGCGGCGGTGCCGTCGGCGGCGAGCTCCGAACCGGCGTTGAAGCCGAACCAGCCGAACCACAGCAGTGCGGCACCGAGCATCACCAGGGGCAGGCTGTGCGGACGCATCGGGTCCTTCTTGAAGCCGATGCGCCTGCCGACGACGAGCACGGCGGCCAGCGCGCCGACACCGGCGTTGATGTGCACGGCGGTACCGCCCGCGAAGTCGATGACCTCGAGGTCGTAGAGCCAGCCGCCCTCGGCCCACACCCAGTGCGCGACGGGGAAGTAGACGACCGTCACCCAGAGGGTGAGGAACACCGCCCAGGCGCTGAATTTCACCCGATCGGCGAGGGCACCGCTCATCAGTGCGGGCGTGATGATCGCGAACATCATCTGGAAGAGGACGAAGGCGAAGACAGGAATGCCGCCTTTCCCGGTGAGGGAGTCGGCTGAGATGCCCTTGAGGCCGACGAAGTCCAGATTGCCGACGACTCCGCCGGTGTCCGGGCCGAAAGCCAGCGAATAGCCGTAGAGCACCCACAGCACGCTGACGATCGCCAGCGAGATGAAGGACATCATCAGCATGTTCAGGGCGCTTTTCACCCGGACCATGCCGCCGTAGAAGAAGGCGAGGCCAGGCGTCATGACCATCACCAAGAACGCACTGACCAAGACGAAAGTGGTATCCGCGCCGTTCACTGTGGGCGTCTCCTCGGGGTCGCGGTCCTGCCGGGGGCCGGATCGTAGGGGCGCCTCCCGGCCGAAGAAGGAGGGAGGGCGGACTGAATGCCAGGTTTCCGAAGCCCGGTTTCCGCCGTCGCCCCCGAGTGTTTCCAGGCCGTGAAAACCGGCCCGCCGCTGTTACGAGGAGATGAAGCGCGGCTTTCCGCGCGGGAACGCGTCTACGCTGCGCTGCCCGATGGCTGTCCGCCGTGGATGCTGTCGCCGCTCGGGAGGGTCAGCCCGCGGCGGCCTCGCTCTCTGCCAGCTCCGCCTGGAGCCGCTCGCTGAGCTGTACCACGTCCGCGAGTTCCCCGAACTCCCGGACGGCCCCGGCCGTGGTGCGGCGCAACCGGTTGTTGACCCGCTCGGAGCGCAGCCGCTTGGCGACGCCGAGGGCCTCACTGGCCCGGGCCACACACCCTTCGGGCTCCCGCTGGAGCAGGTGCACGCTGGCCATGCCGATCAGGTTGAGCGCGAAGGAGCGCCGGTGGCCGCCGCCCTGCGTCTCCCGGGCCTCCCTGGCGAACAGCTCGACGGCCCGCTCCATCGCGGGGCGTGCGAGCGAGGCGTAGGTGGGGCTGCGGCCGGAGGAGTAGGCCAGATCCCGGAAGGAGTGCGCGGTCTCCGCACACAACTCGGCCTCGGAGAAGAACCGGATCCAGTCGGGGTCCGGGTCCGAGCGGTCGATGTCCGTGAACGTTTCTTCCGCCATCCGGACCGCGCGCTTGCACTTCCCGGGCTGCCCCATGTTCGCGTAGGCGCGGGCCTCCATGGCGTGCAGCATGGCCTGGGTGCGTGCAGTGGCACCCTCCCGGCTGCCGTACTGCGCGAGGTGCACCAGCTCCAGGGCGTCCGCGGGGCGGCCCAGATGGATCATCTGGCGGCTCATCTTGCTCAGGACATACGACCCCAGGGGCCGGTCGCCGGCCTCCTTGGCCGCGTGCAGCGCCAGCACGAAGTACTTCTGCGCGGTGGGCTGGAGCCCGACGTCGTAGCTCATCCAGCCGGCGAGCTCGGAGAGTTCGGCGGTGACCCGGAAGAGCCGGCGGCGGACGGGTTCGGAGTGCCGCTCCTGGAGCAGGTCGGTGACCTCGTGGAGCTGGCCGACGACGGCCTTGCGGCGCAGCCCTCCTCCGCACTGGGCGTCCCAGCCGCGGAACATCTCGGTCGTCTGCTCCAGCAGCTCCAGTTCGGGTGCGGACAGCTGCGGCCCGCGTCGCGTGCCGTCCTCGCCGTCGTCGGCCCGGCGGCGCTGCCCGTCGCGGGGCGCGGGGACGGTGAGCCCGGGGACCGTCGGCTCCCCCGGCGGTCCGGCCTCGGCTCCGGTGCCCGGCACCAGCCAGCGCTGCATGGGCTCGATCAGCGCGGGGCCCGCGGACACGGAGAGTGAGGCACCGAGGAAGCCGCGGTGGGCCAGCATCAGGTCGCTGCGGGTGAAGTCGCTGATCAGCGCCACGGTCTGCGGTCCGGCCCAGGGCAGGTCCACGCCGGAGGCGGCGGGGGACTGCCGGGCGGGGCGCAGCCCGAGGTCCTCGATGGCGACGACGCAGCCGAACCGCTCGGAGAACAGTTCGGAGAGGATGCGGGGGATGGGCTCCCGGGGCTGCTCGCCGTCCAGCCACCGGCGCACCCGTGAGGTGTCGGTGCTGATGTGGTGCGCGCCCATCCGCCGTGCGCGGCGGTTGACCTGCCGTGCCAGTTCGCCCTTGGACCAGCCACTGCGCATGAACCACGAGCCCAGCCGCTCGTTCGGGCTCTTGCCCGTCTGGCCTCGCTCAGCCACTGGTAACGCCCCCATCCCGCTTCGGTGACGCGCTCCCGACCGGACCGGTCCGCGCTCCTCCGCACCCGCCGCGCCCTCGGCCCCCGATGCCTCCGGCATAGTCGGTCGCCGCGCTCGCTCTCCACTGTGTGTACCGAAAGTAATCCTACGATCACGAACGAGGCGAGTGTAATTGCAGAATCGCCACCATTCGCCACCCCTTCGAATGAACCCGGAGGCGCACGGAGGCGCTTGACTTGACACCGGGGAAACAACTCCACGGGGAAGCCGCCCCCACCGCGCCCTGCTCTCACCCCTGAAGACCCCCAGGAGCCCCACAGGAGCTTCACAGGAGTTCCACCATCACTGTACGCAGTGAACTCGTAACCATAAGCATTCAGGATCCGTTGGAGTGAGCATGGGCTTCACGATCGGTGCCATCAGCGGTCTCAGCGGCATCCGCGAGATCCGCGAACTGCGGCCCGGCGCACGCAGGCGTGAACGCGCCCAGGTGTGCACCCGTGTCGCGGAGTACACGAGCCTGTGGGGCTGGGACCTGGTCCCCGGCGCCCGCGCCACCCGCTCGGGCGGCCGGGTCGCCTGTTCCTGCGGCGCGCGGGCCTGCCCCTCCCCAGGCGACCATCCGCTCGACGCCTCGCTGGAGGTACCGGCGGGCGCCACCGTGGAGGAGGCGTCCCGCGCCTGGGCGGCGGTTCCGGGCGCCGCCATGCTGCTGCCGACGGGCCGTTCCTTCGACGTGATCGAGGTCGCCGAGCATGCCGCGCTGTGCGCACTGGCGCGGCTGGAGCGGATGGGCGTCCCGCTGGGTCCGGTGGCCGCGACCCCGGCCGGACGTGCCTGGTTCCTGGTCGCGCCGGGCGCGGCTGCCGAACTGCCCGAACTCCTCTACCGGATGGGCTGGGACGACGCCGATCTCGACCTGCGCGGCAGAGGGGAGGGCCAGCACATCACGGCACCGCCCTCCGATCTGGCCGGCCGCGGCCCCGTCCGCTGGCTCCGGCCGCCCACGCTGGAACGCGCCGGCCGCCCGCCGCAGGCGCGTCTGCTGCTGGGCACGCTCGCCTACGTCTGCCACCGCTCATCCGTGGTGCGGCCGCGCACCCCGGACGGGGCCGCGGCAGTGCGGTAGCCCCCTCCGCTCGCGACGCACCACCGCGGCGCACGGCGCCCGATCGTCCCCCGGGATGCGAGCGGCTCCGCCGCGACGCCTCGGGGGACGCCGCGGCGGAGCCGCTCGGTCGACGGTACGCACGCTGATACCGGCCCGTCAGCCCTCCTGGACCAGGGCGTCCACGAACGCCTCCGGCTCGAAGGGCGCCAGGTCGTCGGCGCCCTCACCGAGGCCGACGAGCTTGACCGGGACGCCGAGCTCGCGCTGGACGGCCACCACGATGCCGCCCTTGGCCGTACCGTCCAGCTTGGTGAGGACGATGCCGGTGATGTCCACGACCTCGGCGAACACCCGCGCCTGTACCAGGCCGTTCTGGCCCGTCGTGGCGTCCAGCACCAGCAGCACCTCGTCCACCGGGGCCTGCTTCTCCACGACGCGCTTGACCTTGCCGAGTTCGTCCATGAGCCCGGTCTTGGTGTGCAGTCGGCCCGCCGTGTCGATCAGCACCACATCGGCGCTCGCCTCGGTGCCCTGCTTGACCGCGTCGAACGCGACCGAGGCGGGATCGCCGCTCTCCGGGCCCCGGACGGTACGGGCACCCACCCGGGTGCCCCAGGTCTCGAGCTGGTCGGCCGCGGCGGCGCGGAAGGTGTCGGCCGCGCCGAGCACAACGGACTTGCCGTCCGCCACCAGCACCCGGGCGAGCTTGCCGGTGGTGGTGGTCTTGCCGGTGCCGTTGACGCCGACGACGAGCACCACGCCCGGGCGGTCGACGGCGCCCTCCACCTCCGTGTGCACCGTGCGGTCCAGGTCGGTGCCGACCAGCGTGAGGAGCTCCTCACGCAGCAGGCCGCGCAGTTCCTCGGGGGTGCGGGTGCCGAGCACCTTGACGCGTTCCCGCAGCCGCTCCACCAGCTCCTGGGTGGGGCCGACCCCGACATCGGCGGTCAGCAGGGTGTCCTCGACCTCCTCCCAGGTGTCCTCGTCCAGATGCTCCCGGGACAGCAGGGT
It encodes the following:
- a CDS encoding bifunctional DNA primase/polymerase, which gives rise to MGFTIGAISGLSGIREIRELRPGARRRERAQVCTRVAEYTSLWGWDLVPGARATRSGGRVACSCGARACPSPGDHPLDASLEVPAGATVEEASRAWAAVPGAAMLLPTGRSFDVIEVAEHAALCALARLERMGVPLGPVAATPAGRAWFLVAPGAAAELPELLYRMGWDDADLDLRGRGEGQHITAPPSDLAGRGPVRWLRPPTLERAGRPPQARLLLGTLAYVCHRSSVVRPRTPDGAAAVR
- the ftsY gene encoding signal recognition particle-docking protein FtsY, whose translation is MEIVILVVVIAVVALAAVSGLVVSGRKKKAAEAQQPDTAGSTTRTPARTAEPKVGEEAEAPPEGARRTVEEVGLPEAEEAAEAPATAAEAAAPLEVETPAPTAGRLVRLRDRLSRSQNSLGKGLLTLLSREHLDEDTWEEVEDTLLTADVGVGPTQELVERLRERVKVLGTRTPEELRGLLREELLTLVGTDLDRTVHTEVEGAVDRPGVVLVVGVNGTGKTTTTGKLARVLVADGKSVVLGAADTFRAAAADQLETWGTRVGARTVRGPESGDPASVAFDAVKQGTEASADVVLIDTAGRLHTKTGLMDELGKVKRVVEKQAPVDEVLLVLDATTGQNGLVQARVFAEVVDITGIVLTKLDGTAKGGIVVAVQRELGVPVKLVGLGEGADDLAPFEPEAFVDALVQEG
- a CDS encoding ammonium transporter, which produces MNGADTTFVLVSAFLVMVMTPGLAFFYGGMVRVKSALNMLMMSFISLAIVSVLWVLYGYSLAFGPDTGGVVGNLDFVGLKGISADSLTGKGGIPVFAFVLFQMMFAIITPALMSGALADRVKFSAWAVFLTLWVTVVYFPVAHWVWAEGGWLYDLEVIDFAGGTAVHINAGVGALAAVLVVGRRIGFKKDPMRPHSLPLVMLGAALLWFGWFGFNAGSELAADGTAANMALNTQLATAAAMLGWLVYERVKHGAFTTLGAASGAVAGLVAITPSGAAVNAMGALLIGVVAGAVCSWAVSLKYKLGFDDSLDVVGVHLVGGVIGTLLVGFLAVDGVGGLTQFGKQALGAGSVMAFSFVVSWLLAKLVHATMGFRADPDDEAAGVDQAFHAETAYDFSAVGGSSVRDRSGPAAAGSAAGGTTAAQGPRADSARHDSHDSKVDA
- a CDS encoding P-II family nitrogen regulator; its protein translation is MKLITAVIKPYQLDEVKEALRAFGVQGLTVTEASGYGRQRGHTEVYRGAEYTVDLVPKIRIEVLAEDEDAEQLLELVVKAARTGKIGDGKVWTVPVETAVRVRTGERGPDAL